The DNA region GCCATGACGTGGACATTGCCCAGGGTAAAACCCGGCGCTGCGCTTATGGGATTGTCGATCAACGCAGCGCCATCGGGCACGCGCGCCATGCGCAGGCGCGCCGCGTTCAACTCCTGCCCCGATTTGTCGTAATGGGCTTGCAGGATCGCGCGGGCGTCGTCCCGGATGCCGCACGCGGCGCCAAGCGCATCGGCCACAGCTTCTGCCGTGATGTCATCATGGGTCGGCCCGATTCCGCCAGATGTGAACACATGGTCATAAGCCCCAGACAGCTCAGCCACATGTCGCGCGATCACCGCATGATCATCGCTGATCATCCGCGCCTCACTCAGCGTGATCCCATGGTCCGTCAAAGCCTTCGCCAGATGGTTCATGTTGCTGTCACGGGTGCGGCCCGACAGGATCTCATCTCCGATGACGAGCATGGCAGCGGTGGGGTTGGGCATAGGCACTCCGTTCTTTTTGAGGCCCTGACGCATCGCTGCGCGAGCGCGACTTGGACAGGGGCCAACAACGGTATAGGTCCACCCCCATGCGCTTTCCAACCCCGCTTGTCCCCGCCCGCCTTCTGCGTCGTTACAAACGCTTCCTGTCCGATGCCGTGCTGGAGGACGGGACGGAGATCACCGCCCATTGTCCCAACCCGGGCGCGATGCTGGGCCTGAAAGATGACGGCGCGCGGATCTGGCTGTTGCCCAATGACGATCCGAAGAAAAAGCTGAAATACGGTTGGCGGTTGGTGGAACTGCCAGATGGCCATTTCGCGGGCATCGATGCGGGCCTGCCGAACGCTTTGGTGAAGGAGGCGTTGGCCGAGGGGCAGATCGAGGCGCTGCGCGGTTATTCCAGTATCCGGCCCGAACAGAAATACGGCGACGAGAACAGTCGCATTGATTTCCTGTTGTCTGAGCCGGGACGGCCCGATGCCTTTGTTGAAGTCAAGAATTGCCACCTTCGGCGCGAGAGCGATTGGGCCGAATTCCCCGATTGCGTGACGGACCGTGGCGCGAAGCATCTGCGTGAGCTGACAAAGATTGCCCGAAGCGGGGGGCGCGCGGTCATGCTGTATGTCGTGCAGCGTACCGATTGCGCGCGCTTCCGCCTCGCGCCGGATCTGGACCCGGCCTATGCCCGCGCCTTCGATGCGGCCCGTGATGCGGGCGTGGAAGTGCTTTGCCACGGCACCGATATTACGCCTGAGGGGATCACCCTTACGGGACCATTGCCTGTCGACCCATCGCCGCAGGCGCGGGACTGATCAGTAGCGCGCCGAACACCGCGCAGCTTTGCCTGAGACCGCCGGAAACAGTGAAGCACCGAGACCAGGCTGGTTTTGGACGCCTTCAGGTCCACCAGTACTTTCGCCTTGTCCAGCGGGACACAACCTGCGCTCTCAGGCACTGGCAATTTCTCCACGTCCGCCCTATTTATCGCGAGAACACGCTTGTCCGCCCGCGCGGGTGATGGAGACTTCCCTTGGACGATTTCAAAGGCCGACTGACAAAAGACGGCATCCGCATTCACCAGATTGTTGACTGCGCTGGTATGCACCGGGCGGGGCGGCTTGCGGCGGACATTCTGGATCGGGTCGCACCGCTGGTGGTGCCCGGTGTCACGACCGGCACATTGGATGCGCAGATTGAGGCCTGGGTGGACGAGGTCGGGGCCAAATCCGCGACAATCGGGTATCGCGGCTACAAGCATGCCAGCTGCATCAGCATCAACCATGTCGTCTGCCACGGCATCCCCAGCGACAAGAAGCTGAAGGACGGCGATATCGTGAATATCGACGTGACGGTCATCGTCGACGGCTGGTTCGGGGATACGTCGCGGATGTTTGTGGCCGGCAATCTGCCGCGCAAGGCGGAGCGGTTGAT from Jannaschia sp. CCS1 includes:
- the sfsA gene encoding DNA/RNA nuclease SfsA, with the translated sequence MRFPTPLVPARLLRRYKRFLSDAVLEDGTEITAHCPNPGAMLGLKDDGARIWLLPNDDPKKKLKYGWRLVELPDGHFAGIDAGLPNALVKEALAEGQIEALRGYSSIRPEQKYGDENSRIDFLLSEPGRPDAFVEVKNCHLRRESDWAEFPDCVTDRGAKHLRELTKIARSGGRAVMLYVVQRTDCARFRLAPDLDPAYARAFDAARDAGVEVLCHGTDITPEGITLTGPLPVDPSPQARD
- a CDS encoding competence/damage-inducible protein A, with translation MPNPTAAMLVIGDEILSGRTRDSNMNHLAKALTDHGITLSEARMISDDHAVIARHVAELSGAYDHVFTSGGIGPTHDDITAEAVADALGAACGIRDDARAILQAHYDKSGQELNAARLRMARVPDGAALIDNPISAAPGFTLGNVHVMAGVPKIFEAMLEGLLPTLTGGAKMVSASLRVERGEGDIAGPLGDLAEANPDVSLGSYPFTQNGIHGSNVVARSQDKDAVARVMAALQQLFPEAT